The Bradyrhizobium sp. CCBAU 051011 DNA segment CATTGGCGAGCTTCACAAGCGCACCGATCACCATGAGCGACGAGAACATCGCCAAGGATCCATAGGCCGTCGTCGAAGTCGATAACAACAGCGATAGCGCGAGAAGCAGCGCGAGCGATCCGGTGATGCGAGTGCGGAACCCGTACAGCCAGAGGCTCAGGGTAAATGCGTGCAAGCCGAGCGCCGCGTAGCCGAAGGCGCCGGCTTCGGTGAATGTGCCGACGATGCGTTTGAATCCGCCGATTTCCCCGGACTCGAGCATCCGGTAGTTGGCATTGCGGAGCCAGGAGAGCAGGAATCCCGTGTCGGTATAATGTGTGGCGACGTCGGCGACGGCCGACGCGAGCAAAACCACCGCACACACGATCAACGCGTTTGTGATGCCCTTGGCCTGATCCCGGACCATAAGGGCCCAGGTGCTCATGAAGCAGCCGAGATCCGCGATGAGATAGAAGGCCTGCGTCGCATTGGCGGCTCGAGGTTTCAAGGGCAGACTGACGATCCCAACGTCGGCGTCGTTTCGCGCGAGCGAGTAGGCGTAGGTCAGGCCCTGAAACAGCCGGGGCATAAAGAATGCGGTTGCAACGGCGTAGATCGTGAACAACAGGATCCAGAAACCGGGACCCGGCGGCGCAAGACTCTCGAGCGCTGCAGTACGCAGGTGTGGTCGCAGTCCGACCGTTATCGCAAGAAAGATGGCGACTACCAGAACCGGTGGGACGCTTGCGTCGCCCAGCGCTGGAACCTTGAAGGCGGCCGCCGCCCCCAGCAGGGTAGCCAGGGCCATCACCCAGAATGCGGCGATCGGGCCCTGCCACAACGCCCAGAGGCCCACCAAAACAGTCCCAATGCCGATCAGTTCGACTGTCATGCGCGAACCTTGCTGAGAGGCATTGCATTCAAGGCCCGTTCGGAATGCTCGATCAGCTTTGGCCGAGTCTCCCCCTTGAGCAGCCGCACCAAACTATCGATCGATGCCCCCGTTAATGCGAGTACACGCTTATGTTGGACATCACAGATCGTCTCGGCCCGCGCAGCGGCCAAGAGCTCCGGCATTGTCTGCACAGCGTCAGCGCTGAACTCCACCAGGTACCGGCTCCGCCCGACATTTGCGAAGAACGCCGCTAGCTTTGAGTCCCAACTCAAGCCGACGTGCGCCACGCGGTAGGAGTAAGCAAGGATGCACGCGTGCAGCCGGTGGGCGATAACTGCATCGAAGCTTCCGACCAGTTCCGCGAGTTCCCGGGGACTCCTACAGTCCGGCGCGCGCGTCAGCCCATCGTCATCACGGAATGAATCAACGACACGGTCTAGGCAAGTCCGGTCTTCCCGAGCTCCGTTCGAGAAACAGGTTACGTCGTATCCTGAAGCCAGCAGTCGCCTTATCAGGCTTCGATAGAGCCCCATGATGATCGTATCATCGGACTGTCCCTCCCCGTGATGTTGCAAAATAACCGGATGGGTTATCCCGACGCCAATGACAGGGCGTTTGCGCTGTCGCCGCACAATTGATGGCCACACCTGAGAAGCCATCAGGCCGGGATCCGGCGTCACGACGACGCCCTTCACGCGACGCTGGCGTAGCCGTTTCGCAGAGTCCCCGTCGCGCGCACCTGCGAACACCAGTTGGTCAGCATGTAACAGTGACGAGATCAGTCCTGCACCTCGTCTGGACCGGCTTTCGGCGACACCTAGGCCAAACAAGGCGATCGGAACATTGTTGCGCTTGCACTCAGCCGCTACAATCGACAGCTTGACCGGGAAATTGAGGTCGCCGTCCTGGATTAGCTGGCCACCACCGACAATCGCGAGATCGGCATCGCAGAGCGCTTCGCGCCAGACCGGTCGGCATTTCCTCCTCATCTGAAGGCGAAGGATTGCCTCGACCAACACGTCGCGCAGGATCGCGGGCGTCATCTGCAATGCTTTCAAGGCAAGGACACGACCGCCGGACCTCGCCGGACTGTCGCGATCGGTGCGTCCGGCAAGATCTAGAGCTTCAATGCTGACATCGGGTAGCCGCCGCCCAAGCTCGGCTTCGAGGCATTCGGCAATCACCCCATCACCGAGGTTCGGGCTGTACTTAACGTTGAAGGTGACAACCTTCATGATACTACCACTCGACACCGTGAGAGACTGAGAGTTCATCCGCCCTAGAACTTGCTCGCATGGACGACTCGCGCTCTGGTGCTGGACGGATTCTGATTCTGGTAGCCGGCAGCAACTGTCGCGTTTTCGCGCAATGCCCGCTCGACCGAACGTCTCATCTGGTGCTTAAAGCGCTCCTTACTGAAGCCGGCTGCATGCCGAACGATGTCGGTGACAGAGAAGCTGATCGTCTCGGAGCGCGCAATCGCATTCCCGAGCGCCTCCGTGGTCTGCTCCGCGAACAGCACACCAGTAACACCGTCGACGACTGTTTCGGTGGCTCCGCCGCGGCCGAACGCGATGACGGGCCGGCCGCTCGCCATCGCTTCGACCGGCACGATACCAAAGTCTTCTTCACCGGGGAAAATCAGAGCCAGACAACGCGCATAATGATGCCGAAGGACTGCAAATGCCTGCGGCCCCATAATCATGACGTTGGGCCGCGCGCGCCGTTTCAGAGTCTCCAGCATCTCACCGCCGCCTATGACGATGAGTCTCTTGCCAGACGCGTTGAAGGCGTCAACGACCAGGTCGGGCCGCTTATAGGCAACAAGTTCCCCCACCATCAGATAGTAGTCGCCGACATCAGAAGCCGCCACCTGTTCGAAGGCGTCGACATCGACTGGTGGAAAGACAACGTCGGATTCGCGGCGAAAGTATTTGCGGATACGTGATGACACATTGTTGGAGTTGGCGACGAACAAGTCGACCCGAGCGGATGACCCCTGATCCCAGTTGCGCAGGTAGTGGGAGAACAGCGTCATCGCGACGCGCGTCAGCACGCCGGACGCGAACCTATAGTCGTGGTACATGTTCCAGATGTACCGCATCGGGGAGTGGCAATAGCAGACATGGACCGCATGCGCGGGAGGAATGATCCCCTTCGCGGGACCGGATTCGCTGCTGATGATCAGGTCGTAGCCGCGAAGGTCGAACTGCTCGAGCGCAAGCGGCATTAGCGGCAGATACTTCTTGTACCAGACCTTTGCGCGCGGCAGCCTAGCGATAAACGACGTGATGATTCGATGGTTAGCAATCGCCGGGGAGATGGACTCCGGCGCCACCACATGCGTGAAGATGTCGGCCGATGGGTAGAGTTCGCAGATGGCTTCGAGAACCTTCTCGCCGCCGCGCATGCCGACAAGCCAATAGTGGACTATTGCGACCCGCATCAGTATGTGCCCTTGGCCGTAATCAGCACCGGCACTGTCTTCGCGATGATCTTAATGTCATTCCAGAACGACCAGTTCTCGACATAGTCTCGATCGAGGGAAACGCGGCGCTCGTAGGAAACATCGTTGCGGCCGCTGACCTGCCACGCGCCGGTCAGACCGGGACGCGTCAGCAGATAGTGCCCCGCGCTCGGTCCGTACATTGTGATCTCTTCGGCGACTACCGGCCGCGGACCGACGATGCTCATGTCGCCACGAAGAATATTCCAGAGCTGCGGCAATTCATCCAGGCTGGTTTGACGCAACACCTGGCCGACCGCAGTCACGCGTGGATCTCGCTTTAGCTTGCGTGTTTCGGCCCACTCCCTCGCAGCCTCGGGATTATCGCGAAGGTAGCGCGCCAGGACCGCGTCGCCATCCATCACCATTGTCCTGAACTTCAGACACCCGAAGCTGGAAGAGCGAAAGCCGACGCGTGGTTGCCGATAAAGAATGGCACCTCGATCCGTGACCTTTAGAAGCAATGCAACGAGGAGAAAGAGCGGTGCAAAGGCCAGTAGCGCTGACGAAGAAACGAGAATATCGAGCAGCCGTTTCGGTACGCCCCCGATCGGATACCTCGCCGATCTCTGCTTGATACGCCTGTCGATAAGCAGTCCAACTTCCGTGGTCGCACTCTTCGGCAACTGAAACAACTGCATTGGCTTAAGCTCCAATAAGGGACCGTTATGCAAGCCGTCCCCATTCCGCAGCTCGCGCCGCGGTCACGACTGGATCTCACTATGTGTCGCTTAGTCGGCAGTGCTCGGGAACAACTCTCCCTCGGTCAGGCCGTGTCGTTAATTAATGCGTAACTATCCTCGTTAATTAGTGCGTAACTATTGGTGCACCGCAACCTGATTATTCTAACCCACGAACGCGTGATGCGTGATCCCTGATGCGCTATAGTTGTGCATGCTGATCGCTCGGTGTGCACGCGCCGCTTGCGAACTCACGCTCGGGAACTGGTCAAGAGCGTAGGGTGACCACGCGCATGTCCTATCGAAGTTCTCATTTCCAGAGAAACCGATCCAAGTCAGCTAGGTACTGACCTGAGCCTTGTCAGCAATCCTTTGCAATCCGCGCTTATGTTCCATTCAAGAACTGGTACGGTTCTCGCATGGGATAAGCACACGTAAAGATTTCAGAGAATGAAATCGAAGGGGAGTGAAACATCTCGGCGACGTTTTGGAAGCAAACGAGGCCCCGTATGTGTACCGATCTCTCTCTCTGCTTCAAAGATGAATGTGCGGCGCTCGAACTCATCGAGGCCTGCCTCTGGCCGAACGGGGTCGTGTGTCCCCATTGCGGCGAAAATCGCCGGACTAGTCTCCTGAGAGGATTGAGTACCAAGACCGGCACTCACAAGTGTTATGGGTGCCGCAAGCTGTTCTCGGTGCGAACGGGCACAATGTTCGAGTGCAGTCACGTCCCATTTCATAAATGGCTGAAGGCTCTCTTCCTGACCGGGTGCGGCACGGAACCTATCAAGCCATTTCAGCTCAGCCGGGCTATCAATGTTTCCTTTAAGACCGCCGTTCTCATGCTCGCGCAGATCGAATTGTCTGCCGTAGAGTGCGGAATACGAACCTCTGACGATAAAGCCGAGACTACGCTGCCTGCGCACGAGCTCTCCACGCTGGCTCCGTCGGAGTTTCCAGTGGTTGGAGAACCGCAAATCTCGACCGTGAACTCACACGCATCGGCCTCCCACGCAGGAGCCAGCCTCGATGCAAAAGCTACCTGAGGTCCGGGATCCCGAGTCAGAGAAGCAAGACAGCGACACAAGCTCGGAACAATACAACGACGATCTCATTGCGCAGTTCAAAAGACGCCTGGGGCACCTCCTGCGGGTTGGCCGGACACGAAAGCGCCCGACCCGCAAGCAGAACAACAAGTCACACGAGGTGGGCAGCAATGACTGACCTCCAGTGCGACGTAATCGTCGGCGGGAGGCGTCGAACTATAATAAAGCTCCTCGGTAACGAAGCGCTTTGTGCCAATAGATAGGGCCAGTCGGCGGCTCGGGTGTCGGCATAGATGCAGCCGCGCTTGTACACAATCGAGCAAAACGCTAATGCAAATCAGCCCATGAAGTTCCTGCATAGCACCGGCTATCGCATTTTCGCCCAAAATTTATTGGCTTCTGCGTCGGGGCAGGCTTCGCCAGATCGGAGTCCTGCATGCGTATGGTACTTCTTGCGTCATTTTTTGTTGTTCTCTCATCGAGCGCATCAGATGCTCGTCCTTCCCGACCTTCCGTCGCCGCATCCGAATGCAACGTCACAATGCCCTGCGACTTGTCTGTCTTCCAGTCTCGTCGCGGGGGACTTGCGTCATATCCGCGAGAACAGCGCGGCTTTCAGCAGCGCGAGATTTCACATCGCAACGCAGTGGCGGAAGTGAGTGGCGGTCGTGGTCAGGTCGTCGGCGGTCGCCCGGCCGGTTGCCCGCGTTCTTTCTGTGGTTGCGGCGCATCCATACGCGTGTTCGGCCATATCGTACCGGGATTGAATCTGGCGGCCAACTGGCTGCGCTTCCCACGAACTTCGCCGGCACCGGGAATGGTTGCCGCGCGCCGCGGGCACGTCTTCGTTCTAGAACAGCACGTCGAAGGCGACATTTGGATGGCATATGATGCGAACTCAGGCGGGCGCTCAACGAGAATTCATGCGCGCTCACTGCGTGGATACACCGTGGTCAATCCGCGCGCAGCGTGACCTAGAGAAATCGCTCGCTGAAAATGTGTGGAAATGGCGACAGGCGCTACGACGGCCTGTCGCTGTTTCATTTAGGCGCGCGTTGATAGGGAAACACCCAGCTTCGTAGCCATAACAGTGGTGGCACCGGGAGTCCGCTTCAACGCTTTTGCGATCTTAGTGACGCCTAACTTTGCTTTGGCCATTGTCTTCATTGTTCGAACATCGTCTCTTGACCACGCGCGGCGAACTACTTTCTTAGCTTTTGCCATTCTTTTTCCGAATCGTATTGGGACATCCGAGCTTCTATCATGGCCGCCTCAATAGCGATCAAAGAACAAGCTTCCATTGCGAAAATGTGAACGTAAGCTTCGCTACGTGAAGGTCGGACGTGTGATCTAGATTACTATCATCGGTCGAAGAAAACGGGCATGTACCCCTATTGAGAGGGACGTACATGGACGAACGATTTTATAGGGATAGAGCGCGCGTCCTTCGGGAGCTTGCGAACGAAGCTGACCCGCTTATCAAAAGAAGGCTTTTGCGTCTTGCGAGCAACTACGACGGTTTGACCACGTTGCGTGATCAAACGGAAAAGAAGCCAAAGCTAAGTTCCATAGACGATAGTCGCGGCAGCAGTTAGCCGACAGACTCGCTCGCTTTAGCTGGCTTGGCGTTCTGAACAATTTCACCATTCAGCCAGTCTTGCTCAACGGCCAAAGCCCGCCATGCGGCTTCCATACGCTTGTATCGGTTGTAAGTTGGCTCGTCAGCAGCGCGCTCGGCAAGTTGCGCGCAGTTCTCCGCATTTTCTAAGAAATGCTGCGATTGCTTCATGATGTCCTCCGTTAGGATGGACATGGGATTGCCTGGCTGGCGATCAATGCGGTCCGGCGTGACAATTTGTCCACATGACGGGCCATAAAATCGTCCGAGCTAAAAGCAACCCGAAACTAGGTACGGAAGGACACGAACCAGACAAAGCCCATAGCGATCACCGCGACACTTACGACGATGATAAGTAGCAATAGAATCGAGGGGCCGGGCTCGGCTTGACGCGCTTCCATGGGTGTTTCGATAATGACGCCGTGCCTTTTTCTTCACCATGATTGCACCTAAATTTTCGGTGCGAGGTCGGCGCGGTCGAGTACCGGGACAGTATCAAATGCTGAGCGATGCGGAGTGGCCTGCCCGCACATCTACTTACCCAGCAGGAAATCGGCTGGCCACGTGACGATGCCGGGGACGAGTGTGATCAATATCCCGAAGCCGCACATGATGAGGAAGAACGGCAGCACTTTCCACGCCACATAGGTCTGTGAATCGCCGGTCAGATTCTGGATCACAAACAGATTGAAGGCGACTGGCGGACTCACTTGCGCCATCTCGATCGTCAGGATCAGGAAGACGCCGAACCAGA contains these protein-coding regions:
- a CDS encoding sugar transferase, which gives rise to MHNGPLLELKPMQLFQLPKSATTEVGLLIDRRIKQRSARYPIGGVPKRLLDILVSSSALLAFAPLFLLVALLLKVTDRGAILYRQPRVGFRSSSFGCLKFRTMVMDGDAVLARYLRDNPEAAREWAETRKLKRDPRVTAVGQVLRQTSLDELPQLWNILRGDMSIVGPRPVVAEEITMYGPSAGHYLLTRPGLTGAWQVSGRNDVSYERRVSLDRDYVENWSFWNDIKIIAKTVPVLITAKGTY
- a CDS encoding glycosyltransferase, encoding MRVAIVHYWLVGMRGGEKVLEAICELYPSADIFTHVVAPESISPAIANHRIITSFIARLPRAKVWYKKYLPLMPLALEQFDLRGYDLIISSESGPAKGIIPPAHAVHVCYCHSPMRYIWNMYHDYRFASGVLTRVAMTLFSHYLRNWDQGSSARVDLFVANSNNVSSRIRKYFRRESDVVFPPVDVDAFEQVAASDVGDYYLMVGELVAYKRPDLVVDAFNASGKRLIVIGGGEMLETLKRRARPNVMIMGPQAFAVLRHHYARCLALIFPGEEDFGIVPVEAMASGRPVIAFGRGGATETVVDGVTGVLFAEQTTEALGNAIARSETISFSVTDIVRHAAGFSKERFKHQMRRSVERALRENATVAAGYQNQNPSSTRARVVHASKF
- a CDS encoding transposase, producing the protein MCTDLSLCFKDECAALELIEACLWPNGVVCPHCGENRRTSLLRGLSTKTGTHKCYGCRKLFSVRTGTMFECSHVPFHKWLKALFLTGCGTEPIKPFQLSRAINVSFKTAVLMLAQIELSAVECGIRTSDDKAETTLPAHELSTLAPSEFPVVGEPQISTVNSHASASHAGASLDAKAT
- a CDS encoding polysaccharide pyruvyl transferase family protein, whose translation is MKVVTFNVKYSPNLGDGVIAECLEAELGRRLPDVSIEALDLAGRTDRDSPARSGGRVLALKALQMTPAILRDVLVEAILRLQMRRKCRPVWREALCDADLAIVGGGQLIQDGDLNFPVKLSIVAAECKRNNVPIALFGLGVAESRSRRGAGLISSLLHADQLVFAGARDGDSAKRLRQRRVKGVVVTPDPGLMASQVWPSIVRRQRKRPVIGVGITHPVILQHHGEGQSDDTIIMGLYRSLIRRLLASGYDVTCFSNGAREDRTCLDRVVDSFRDDDGLTRAPDCRSPRELAELVGSFDAVIAHRLHACILAYSYRVAHVGLSWDSKLAAFFANVGRSRYLVEFSADAVQTMPELLAAARAETICDVQHKRVLALTGASIDSLVRLLKGETRPKLIEHSERALNAMPLSKVRA